Genomic window (Sphaeramia orbicularis chromosome 7, fSphaOr1.1, whole genome shotgun sequence):
gaatcaatattgatcccagtattgatgtgttgcatgactgcggtaatcaaataatcaggttacaactcaataTTGTattttggtatcactaaattaatctgaatcaatcaattaatactgaattgaattgatACTGGATCAAATTgaatcaaatcgtgattaatcgattcagaaccttatgaatcgaaatcgaatcgatcatggaaattggccatgatacccagccctagttaaatttcacaatactgtatcgatattccaaagcactgtatcgatatttttaggtatttattcaaatgcagatattgtgggggttcatttttgtttttctttttgtttctattttatttattcttatttcacactcttttattcaataatgttggttcctttgtttggattgaactccaatcctgttctgatgttagttgtgaactaatagaatctgaacatttgaacaggatctgaaactggaatgtctgtgaaacagaatttcagtttgaacacagttggaacatttggtgatagaacattagatcctgttgggatcaaatacaaatgtttttagTGTTAGTGCAGATTTCTGTTGtagttcaattcttcaaggaaataatattttaaaaaagaaacaaagaattgcctttttaacagaatcatgatatatcgtatcgtgatcctagaatTGTGATTGGTATcctatcgtcagattcttgccgatacacagccctagtcctaATTCAGACCTGTTTGTGTGGACAGGATATCCCACAGGACACCCTGAGGCAGGCAGTTATGAAGAAGATCTGCAACACCTGAAGGAGAAGGTGGACGCCGGAGCAGACTTCGTCATCACCCAGCTGTTCTTCAGGGCCGACACTTTCCTGAAGTTTTTAGACGACTGCAGGGCCATTGGGATCACATGTCCCATCCTGCCCGGAATCTTCCCCATTCAGGTAAGGTCCTTCAGACTCATATACTGGAGGGTTCATCCTTTGGAGCATGGTCCTTCAGGCTCGTATACTGGAGGGTTCATCCTCTGGAGCTTGGTCCTTCAGGCTCATATACTGGAGGGTTTGTCCTCTGGAGCATGGTCCTTCAGGCTCCTATACTGGAGGGTTTGTCCTCTGGAGCATGGTCCTTCAGGCTCCTATACTGGGGGGTTCGTCCTCTGGAGCATGGTCCTTCAGGCTTGTATACTGGAGGGTTCATCCTCTGGAGCATGGTCCTTCAGGCTCACATACTGGAGGGTTCATTCTCTGGAGCATGTTCCACAGCTCAGAGATACAATAGGACCTCTGTGTTTTTGGATGGACATGATAAATGATCAGTTTTAATAAAAACCATTTGATGTTCTCAAATGGGTCATTAGAagggtatggaagtaaatctgtctcatcagattttgaattataaaagctattgaatttctagcactgaatttgtttttgtactgaaatttatctaaattcagatgcaaaaaattcaaatgcaaaaaattcagatgtgtgCTCTGTTGGGCGGGGATgggggccgggggggggggggatagcgGTCGGacattaggccctttcccaccaaaaggcccaggaactttattaccaggaactcaTTTACCaagaactttttggggtaaaagagttcctggtaactgcgtttccaccacacctgaaagttcagggtaatttgtTCAAaccaggttgatgatgtatgaggagcagaaccagaacctgtagtccagttcatgtccattcacaaactaacctctacttcaataaaatgacacagaactgaagtggacgggttgggtttaacgttttactggttgttgaatcagtgaatccatctggaatacattttaaatgaagttaaccatcattacagatccttaatttgtatttaaaaatggtagaacatgtattttcagcttctcattccttaaactaaatcacatctaactttatgtgtgatggatggttctgtttcatttctgttgttttacagatttagtccaggttcaaccctaaagtcagacagatttactcaaatgactgcatttaattcaactgcagattactgataaaagtactgatactcatattttgatgccttgtaaatgaacagacagtattaggttagatttttttaaaaattttaaacaaaacaaggtgccttgagattaaaagggaaataaacgtgtgaaaggttcaggcttttggaccagggtctggtccagctggtccaggacagccggtctggaactccatggtcctggtccctttttcactttcctacaagaaaagtaataaaaatgttgaaatgaataacagaacacatgatgacagattgctaccagtgtgatgtgtcatgtgacctgtctgacctgggccgttagggtcaggggtcacatgtctgacctgggccgttagggttaggggtcacatgtctgacctgggtcgTTGTAaacagtagatgttggaccaggacacaaacaagccgcaggttcagaaaaagaggcgagtccgtccggtccatttcaggtggaaatcacaaacatacagaataaatcagtgttcagctcatggCGACAACACAAATCCATCCAGTTCtatgatttaggtttagtgtcagactgttgaccagttagcattagcattagcattaggttaactggacttcactgttgtctaaacagctgatgttccgCTGATACTGTTACAGCagtgaaccaactaaacagtgaatatttgtgtcctattcagaccattggtttgttccacagtcagatccactgcgaccgttgtgctcctttagtttcttttaatcctgcatacacttcttcttctttcctcgtatttcttttggcttgtgtcttatatttggctccgacggcttttactcgctcgtttcaTGTCtgtgattcaaagtccgtctgaatttcctcgtcgtccgtccacttgttgtagcttctcttttgttccattttccgaattatcaaaatccaaagcttgtggaaatgaaatgaGTTAAATCTTGGTGGTGAACAGAATGTGTAAACGCtgtcagtctagtccaccactcagccttctccagcacacagctccgccccttaaagttcctggtaatctggaaagtactatcTCTGTACAGGGAACTTtttcggggtaaattcggggccgggggagggtcagttaccggggtaattttcggtggaaacgcaccaggaactttgaaagttcaggggaatacagaaagttcctgcaaaagttcctgcaaaagttcctgcggtgggaaagggcctattgtctctttcctcttcctctaactccatacgcagccataggtgatagtgtGGATTCAAGTTATTTTTCCAAGAACGATCGACTTCTGCGACTCTCCTCAGAGAACCTCTGGGcgtccagttccttcacactgtgggttccagtttgaggccagGTGGACCTCCAGAGGAGGGGTTTTCACCACCCTTCCTCCACATCTTTTCCGCGCCAGAGCTGTCACCAGTGAGACCAAAACGCCTCATCTTCCCCAGGTGTTTGCAAGATGGAGCTGCCCACGCTTctgcgtactcctggtcctgctctgaaaaatcgatctcatccactacgAAAAAAACGAAATCGATCTGAGATCGATcgaatcgatttttttacccagccctagtgttAATATGACATGAGGTTGAGTTTACTTTGAACACATTATACATTAatttaaactaaagaaaactagaaaagcactcagagagtgcagacctcccccaaggcagatcagcccccccgccaccaccactaccaaaattgaatcatttgttccttgtgccagtatcaacatttactgaaaatttcagccaaagtccatccatacctttttgagttatcttgttaacaaacaaacaaacagacagacaaaccctgatgaaaacttactgtaacctctgctgttccttggatGTAAAACAGGGAATCTGAGAACAGGAGGGTGGGTGCTTAAGAACAGGTGTGTTCTTGATACTGAAATGTGATTGGCCCATTCCTCAGCAGTGGGTCCATTTCCATGTGTCTTTACTTTAGGACATTTCAGCGGCTGCACTTGTTGGGTTTGTTCCTCATTCATCTACTGGACTATTGAAGGTGTTGTTTCCATACAAATGTTCCCTCACTTCCGTCTCCGTCCTTTTAATCTGACTCTCTGATCGGACTTTCTTTAGGGGTACCAGTCTCTGCGTCAGCTCGTCAAGCTGTCAAAGCTGGAGGTTCCGGAAGAGATCACCAAAGTGATCGAACCCATCAAAGACAACGACGCCGCTATCCGAAACTACGGGATCCAACAGGCGGTGCAGATGTGCCGTGTGCTGCTGGACAGCGGGAAGGTGTCGGGCCTTCACTTCTACACTCTGAACCGAGAGGTGGCCACCATGGAGGTCCTGAGACAGCTGGGCCTGTGGACTGAGGACCCCAGGTCTGGAACCTGCTGACCATACAACACCAAAACACACTGGGTACAAGTAGGGATGGGAAaccataagaatttaacgattctgattccgttatcgattttgtttatcgatccgattccttattggtCATTATCATCTAGTAGTTACAGTATCATTATTTGTCGGTCTTTTAATGCTCAGTAACTCTGTTCAGAGTCATTTTCGTCCACAGCTGAAACTGGTCCTCAGTCAGTCTGGTGTTGTGTTTTTCCAGACGTCCTCTTCCGTGGGCGGTGAGCGCTCATCCCAAACGGAGGGTGGAGGATGTTCGTCCCATCTTCTGGGCTTCCAGACCCAAGAGCTACATCTACAGGACGCAGGACTGGGATGAGTTCCCCAACGGCAGATGGTAACGGGGTTTATGAGGAATGTTAGCGCAGTCCTTCTGAATCTaaaatacagtgaaaatgaaaatgaaggcaCATGTTTGAGGTGTTGGTGTTTTAGGTGGAATTGTTTTCCTGTTGTTGAATTCATCAGGGGGAACTCGTCTTCTCCTGCATTCGGGGAGTTAAATGACTACTACCTGTTCTACCTGAAGAGTAAGTCTACCAAAGACGCTCTGCTGCAGATGTGGGGAGATGAACTGATGAACGAGCAGAGCGTCTACGAAGTGTTCACCTGTTACATCACAGCCCAGCCCAACCACAGAGGACACAAGGTACACAatgcaacaacacaacacaccatGACACAACACAGCGCAACGCAACACCACCACTGCCATGCTGGAACAGCCAGGAtatgaacacacactgacacaatgtttgggactgggactgggactggaccTCTGGATATCAGCGTagaattaacacacacacacacacacacacacacacacacacaaacacaaagaggtAGTGCATCTCCAGTTACAGCAGGACCCATGGAACCCTGGTGTCCATCTGaacctgtgttctgtggttccAGGTCATGTGTCTGCCGTGGAACGATGAGCCCCTGGCCCCTGAGACCAACCTGCTGAAGGAGGAGCTGGAGAAGGTCAATAGACGGGGGGTCCTCACCATCAACTCCCAGCCCAACATCAATGGAAAACCCTCCACGGACCCCATCGTGGGCTGGGGTCCGGCTGGAGGCTATGTGTTCCAGAAGGTACCGGCCCTGGGTTCTGACTCTGGTGTCACTGCTCCAGAACCTGTGTGTTCTAACggtcttctgtctgtggtcttcaggCTTATCTGGAGTTCTTCACCTCCAGTGAAAATGTCACTGCTCTGCTCCAAGTCCTGAAGAAGTACGAGCCCCGCGTCAACTACCACATCGTAAATGTTCATGTAAGTTCAGCCGCAGGTTCAAACTGGATCTATCCAAATGTTGCACTAtatgtttttccaggaaataatcttttcaaaaaacaaacaaaacaaaaaatatcggcTTGTTAATAGTATTTTGATATATTGCGaaatatcgtatcgtgatcctagtattgcgatttgtatcgtaCCGCCAAACTGTTGCCAGTAAACAGCCCTAATTCTTAGTCAATGTGGTCCGTGTAAGTTTCAGACTTTTATTTGATGGAAACATCATAGAGTCCAGGAATTGAACCTGGACACAAATGTAGGACACAAGTATGGGACAGAAGTGTAGGACGTCTGTCTAATGGGTTTGTTTTGTCCAGGGTCAAAACCGAACCAACGCCCACGACATGCAGCCCAACGCTGTGACCTGGGGCATCTTCCCTGGAAGAGAGATAGTCCAGCCCACGGTGGTCGACCCCGTCAGCTTCATGTACTGGAAGGTaagacagaggtcaaaggtcaagcacagacagacagaggtcaaaggtcaagcacagacagacagaggtcaGAGTtcaaccacagacagacagaggtcaaaggtcaaccacagacagacagaggtcaaaggtcaaccacAGACAGAGGTCAAAGTTCACCACTGATGTAGGTTTTTTGGAGTATCTTCATGTGTTACTACAATTCATTGACCTCGTTGACCTCTCTGACCTCGTTACCTCTCTGACCTCATTGTGTTTGTCCTTGTGTGGTCAGGACGAGGCCTTCGCCCTGTGGATCGAACAGTGGGGTAAACTCTACGAGGAAGAGTCTCCTTCTCGGATGATCATCAAATACATCCATGATAACTACTTCCTGGTCAACCTAGTGGACAATGACTTCCCTCTGGACAGTTGTCTGTGGCAGGTCATCGACGACATGTTTGAGCTGCTGGACACGCCTCCAGATCCGCTCAGCGATGGAACCGCGTCCGAATGAACACTTTAACAACGGTTAGGGTTTTTTCTGGAGGAAGGACCGGTGGGACCTGCTGATGTTGGACGCTTTGGGTTTTGGATGGTGCAATTCCAAGGCCACACCTCCAGTCATGACGAAGGTGTGGAGTGAATGGTTGGCATGGTGATGACTCCAGTGGAACATGatcccaacaccccccccccccccccccccccccccgcctcagAGTGGGAGGTGTTTATCAGTCAGTCATATATGTCATATACACTactcaaaaaaagttaaggaccacTTTTTCATTTGTGTATAAGTTTTTTATATGAGGTATTCTACTTCTTGAAATACCCCAGTACAACTGTCCTGAATGtcctcaaacacactgtaatcaatttcacacatgattggattcagttgttgcataatgtctctggcatcattgcacatcctgaaatgagggcctataggggtgtcagctgaccacgtgaagtggtacaaaagtgggtgcaaaagcattttctgtctttagtcTCCACAGTCAGACAACTTGGTGACAACAGCAATGCCGAGACGCCACCTGAGTGAACCAGAAGTTGCCAGAGCCCAAGGGATGGTGGAAGCCGGCCTCAGTCAGCGAAGAGTAGCCGAAATGATGGGTGTGTCGCACAGTGTCATCAGCAGAGCAAACCAAAGACACCGAGAGACAGGGCTATACTCCCAGAGACCCCGCAGTGGCCGACCAGTTGCAACAATCCCTAGAGATGATCGCTACTTGACGAATCTCAGCCTCCGCAACCGCTTTCACAGTCCACGTCGCCTCAATAATGACTTCAGTGCAGCAACTGGAGTGATTGTTTCCACTCAAACAATCCGTAACCGACTTCACCGAGCCAATATGCATGCCAGAAGGCCAGCTCAGTGTGTCCCACTCACCCCTGACACGTCAGCTGACACCCCTATAGGCCCTCATTTCAGGATGTGCAATGATGccagagacattatgcaacaattgaatccaatcatgt
Coding sequences:
- the mthfr gene encoding methylenetetrahydrofolate reductase (NADPH) — translated: MVNQVPRGDGSWQSFKSDSSGASTSGGDSSKDSSRCSTPVLEADRSDRLRDKMRRRTESGDRWFSLEFFPPRTASGAVNLISRFDRMGSGGPLFIDITWHPAGDPGSDKETSSMMIASTAVNYCGLESVLHLTCCNQTTHKITGYLEKAKRLGLKNIMALRGDPVGADWEEEEEGFNYAIDLVKHIRSEFDDYFDICVAGYPTGHPEAGSYEEDLQHLKEKVDAGADFVITQLFFRADTFLKFLDDCRAIGITCPILPGIFPIQGYQSLRQLVKLSKLEVPEEITKVIEPIKDNDAAIRNYGIQQAVQMCRVLLDSGKVSGLHFYTLNREVATMEVLRQLGLWTEDPRRPLPWAVSAHPKRRVEDVRPIFWASRPKSYIYRTQDWDEFPNGRWGNSSSPAFGELNDYYLFYLKSKSTKDALLQMWGDELMNEQSVYEVFTCYITAQPNHRGHKVMCLPWNDEPLAPETNLLKEELEKVNRRGVLTINSQPNINGKPSTDPIVGWGPAGGYVFQKAYLEFFTSSENVTALLQVLKKYEPRVNYHIVNVHGQNRTNAHDMQPNAVTWGIFPGREIVQPTVVDPVSFMYWKDEAFALWIEQWGKLYEEESPSRMIIKYIHDNYFLVNLVDNDFPLDSCLWQVIDDMFELLDTPPDPLSDGTASE